A region of Zeugodacus cucurbitae isolate PBARC_wt_2022May chromosome 5, idZeuCucr1.2, whole genome shotgun sequence DNA encodes the following proteins:
- the LOC105209997 gene encoding D-2-hydroxyglutarate dehydrogenase, mitochondrial, whose amino-acid sequence MSATGLLKLRPNVVKSFFRTYKASGIPELTQVRHNVKRGDYAKLEGKDIAFFESIVGKNHLVQEDLQGYNVDFLRSVRGDSQLVLRPSSTQEVSAILKYCNERKLAVCPQGGNTGLVGGSVPVCDEIVLSLARLDKILHIDEITGIAACEAGCILENLDLKARDLGLVVPLDLGAKSSCHIGGNVSTNAGGLRVLRYGNLHGSVLGVEAVLANGDVLDLMSDFKKDNTGYHLKHLFIGSEGTLGVVTKVSMLCAPQPQAQHVAFLGLPSFDDVLKTFRNSRQFLGEILSSCEMVDASSLAASVNHFKLNSPIEGYPFYMLIETSGSNAEHDMEKFNRFLENGMEKGEIIDGTITGEVGKMQEIWKLRELVPVALAEDGFCFKYDISLPLREFYHIVEVMQERVGNLATRVCGYGHLGDSNLHLNICCPEFTQEIYKCIEPYVYEYTSQVKGSISAEHGIGFLKKNYLKYSKSPAAISKMREMKQLLDPKGILNPYKVLN is encoded by the exons atgtcGGCAACGGGACTGCTCAAGCTACGGCCGAATGTCGTGAAATCATTTTTTAGAACATACAAAGCCTCTGGCATTCCGGAATTGACGCAG GTGCGTCATAATGTGAAACGTGGCGATTATGCCAAACTAGAAGGCAAGGACATAGCATTCTTCGAGTCCATTGTGGGCAAAAATCATCTTGTGCAAGAGGATTTGCAGGGCTACAATGTGGATTTTCTGCGTAGTGTGCGGG GTGACAGTCAACTCGTCTTGCGTCCCAGCTCCACACAGGAAGTATCCGCCATATTGAAATACTGTAACGAACGGAAATTAGCTGTTTGCCCACAAGGTGGCAACACCGGTTTGGTCGGTGGTTCGGTGCCGGTTTGTGACGAAATTGTCTTGTCGCTGGCGCGTCTCGATAAGATTCTCCATATCGATGAGATCACTGGCATAGCGGCTTGTGAAGCCGGTTGTATTTTGGAGAACTTGGATTTGAAGGCCCGCGATTTGGGTTTGGTGGTGCCACTCGATTTGGGCGCCAAGTCCAGCTGTCACATTGGTGGAAATGTGTCGACAAATGCCGGCGGCTTGCGTGTGCTGCGCTATGGCAACCTGCATGGCAGCGTGCTGGGCGTGGAAGCG GTTCTTGCCAATGGTGACGTGCTGGATTTAATGTCAGACTTCAAAAAGGATAACACCGGCTATCATCTGAAACATCTCTTTATCGGCTCTGAGGGCACACTCGGTGTGGTGACCAAGGTTTCCATGTTGTGTGCGCCACAGCCACAAGCTCAGCATGTCGCCTTTTTGG GTCTACCCTCCTTCGATGATGTGCTTAAGACCTTCCGCAATTCCCGACAATTTTTGGGTGAAATTCTCTCATCTTGTGAAATGGTCGATGCCAGTTCCTTGGCTGCCAGTGTTAATCACTTTAAACTCAA CTCCCCAATTGAAGGCTATCCCTTCTACATGTTGATCGAGACTTCCGGCAGCAATGCTGAGCATGATATGGAGAAATTCAATCGTTTCCTCGAAAATGGCATGGAGAAGGGCGAAATCATTGACGGCACCATCACCGGAGAAGTGGGTAAAATGCAAGAGATCTGGAAGTTGCGCGAACTGGTGCCCGTTGCGTTGGCGGAGGATGGCTTCTGCTTCAAATATGATATCTCCTTGCCGCTGCGTGAATTCTATCACATTGTCGAGGTGATGCAAGAACGTGTGGGAAATTTGGCGACACGGGTTTGCGGTTATGGACATTTGG gtGATTCCAATttacatttgaatatttgctGTCCCGAATTCACACAAGAGATCTACAAATGCATTGAACCCTACGTCTATGAGTACACGTCGCAAGTGAAGGGCAGCATTAGCGCAGAACATGGCATCGGTTTCTTGAAGAAGAACTATTTGAAATACAGTAAAAGTCCAGCGGCCATTTCGAAAATGCGTGAGATGAAGCAACTTTTGGATCCCAAAGGCATCTTGAACCCATACAAAGTGCTGAACTGA
- the LOC105209998 gene encoding D-2-hydroxyglutarate dehydrogenase, mitochondrial — protein sequence MSLGRIIKLQSLIAKPLHRAFSAAGLPELTQVRHKVKRNDYANLEDKDIAFFESIVGKSYALQEDLQAYNVDFWRCVRGNSKLVLKPGTTQEVSAILKYCNERKLAVCPQGGNTGVVGGAVPVFDEIVLSLARLNKILHIDEITGIAACETGCILENLDNKARELDLVVPLDLGGKSSCHIGGNVSTNAGGLRVVRYGNLHGSVLGLEVVLANGEVLDLMSDFKKDNTGYHLKHLFIGAEGTLGVVTKVSILCAPAPQAQHVALLGLPSFEAVLKTFKSAKRNLGEILSACEMIDAPTLQASLDHFELNTPINGYPFYMLLETSGSNGTHDLEKINNFVEIGMEKGEIIDGTIAGEARKMQEIWKLRELAPMALSKDGYCFYYDLSLPLRDFYSIVEVMQERIGSLATRVTGFGHLGDSNLHLNVSCPAYTDELYHIIEPFIYEYTHKLKGSVSAEHGIGFIKKNYLKYSKSPEAIAMMRDMKQLLDPKGILNPYKVLN from the exons ATGTCACTTGgaagaataataaaattacaatctCTGATAGCAAAGCCTTTGCATAGAGCTTTTTCAGCTGCTGGGCTTCCAGAATTGACACAG gtTCGTCACAAGGTAAAACGCAACGACTACGCCAACTTAGAAGACAAGGACATTGCTTTCTTTGAGTCCATTGTTGGTAAAAGTTATGCCCTGCAGGAAGACTTACAAGCTTACAATGTGGACTTTTGGCGCTGTGTACGAG GTAACAGTAAATTGGTGCTGAAACCCGGCACTACACAGGAGGTTTCGGCCATTTTAAAGTACTGCAACGAGCGTAAATTGGCCGTTTGCCCACAAGGTGGCAACACCGGCGTTGTGGGTGGTGCGGTGCCAGTATTCGATGAAATCGTGCTATCATTGGCGCGTTTGAACAAAATACTCCACATTGATGAAATCACTGGCATTGCGGCATGTGAGACGGGTTGTATTTTAGAGAATTTGGATAACAAAGCGCGAGAATTGGACTTAGTAGTGCCTTTAGATTTGGGTGGCAAATCCAGCTGTCACATTGGTGGTAATGTCTCCACCAATGCCGGTGGCTTGCGTGTAGTGCGTTACGGCAATCTACATGGCAGTGTGTTGGGTTTGGAAGTG GTGCTGGCGAATGGTGAAGTTTTAGATTTAATGTCCGACTTCAAAAAGGACAACACAGGCTATCATTTAAAGCATCTTTTCATTGGCGCAGAGGGTACCTTGGGTGTGGTGACAAAAGTGTCGATTTTGTGTGCGCCAGCGCCACAAGCGCAGCATGTCGCCTTGTTGG GTTTGCCCAGCTTTGAAGCGGTGCTCAAAACGTTTAAGAGCGCCAAACGCAATTTGGGTGAAATTTTGTCGGCTTGCGAAATGATTGATGCGCCCACGTTGCAGGCCAGTTTGGATCATTTTGAACTTAA CACACCAATTAATGGTTACCCATTCTATATGCTGCTCGAGACATCTGGCAGCAATGGCACACAtgatttggaaaaaataaataattttgtggaaATCGGCATGGAGAAGGGCGAGATTATTGATGGCACCATAGCTGGGGAGGCGCGTAAGATGCAAGAGATTTGGAAGTTGCGCGAGCTTGCGCCGATGGCTTTAAGCAAAGATGGCTATTGCTTTTATTATGATCTTTCGTTGCCGCTACGCGACTTCTACAGTATAGTGGAGGTAATGCAGGAACGTATAGGATCGCTCGCGACCAGAGTGACAGGTTTCGGACATTTGG GCGATTCGAACTTACATTTGAACGTCTCCTGTCCCGCATATACCGACGAGCTATACCACATAATTGAACCTTTTATTTACGAGTACACCCACAAACTGAAGGGCAGCGTTAGTGCTGAACACGGCATCggttttattaaaaagaattacttaaaatatagtAAGTCACCGGAAGCGATTGCAATGATGCGTGATATGAAGCAGCTATTAGACCCTAAGGGCATATTAAACCCATATAAGGTGTTGAATTAA